AGCAGAGCAATCGGGGTTGTGTTATCAAGGATGATATGCAAAAAATTTCTGACGCGCTTGAGCATGCCGATGCCATTGTTTTAGGCTTACCGATTTATATGGGACAGATGAGCGCCCAGGGGAAGATCTTTACGGACCGGTTATATGCGCGATTTTCGCCGCGTTTCTCTCCGTTTTTCAAAGAAAACGCTGTGAAGCAAAAACTAATCCTTTCGTTTAATCAAGGGAATCCTGATGCCAACCTGTTCAAACCGTACATTGATTATACAAAACGTATGTTTGAGATACTGGAATTTGATGTGAACGCGATCCCTGTCATTACCGGTATGCGAAATGGGCCGGCATACGAAAGAGAAGATCTGCGCACGAGCCTGAAGGATTTTGGTTCAGCGTTGGTTTTGGAAGAATCCCCAAAATAGTTGGGATGATGCTGTTGCTGATGAGAACGAACAATAACTGGGGCCAAAATTGGTTCCAGTTATTTTATCCTTCATGCAAAAAATCTGTCAGGTACTTAGTAATGATTAATTAAGTTCGCTTGGACAATCTTCTCATCTGCAACGGGGACATCTTTTCATACTTTTTAAAAACTCTGCTAAAATAATTTGAATCGCAAAAACCACAACTCATCGCTATTTCCATCATATTCTGGTCACTGATTCTTATGAGTTCAACCGCTTTATTGATTCTCAGCTTGTTAATATAATTAATTGCCGACATGCCGGTTATTTGCTTAAATAACCGGCAGAAATGGCCTTGGCTCATTTTGGTAATATCAGCAAGCCGATCAAGCTCTATTTTCTCGGTAAAATTACGATCTATATAGCTTATCACGTTTTTGAAACGCCGAAAATTTGCA
This is a stretch of genomic DNA from Acetobacterium woodii DSM 1030. It encodes these proteins:
- a CDS encoding flavodoxin family protein, which translates into the protein MNIIGIIASQRKAGNTAFIINQLLEGAKKQGAETEAFGFSNLDIKPCRGCNRCKQSNRGCVIKDDMQKISDALEHADAIVLGLPIYMGQMSAQGKIFTDRLYARFSPRFSPFFKENAVKQKLILSFNQGNPDANLFKPYIDYTKRMFEILEFDVNAIPVITGMRNGPAYEREDLRTSLKDFGSALVLEESPK